A window from Dehalobacter sp. DCA encodes these proteins:
- a CDS encoding polyprenyl synthetase family protein yields the protein MFKERYHDYLEMVEQYLNHLPLDQNILGRSMNYSLVGGGKRIRPVLALACAELVGGRPEELVSEAAAIELIHTYSLIHDDLPAMDDDDYRRGKLSNHKVFGEAGAILAGDALLTLAFELLAGPSAIEAQKKLRVIRETAQAAGWQGMVGGQSLDTLGNLENSTLADIEQVHHLKTGALLKASARLGAILGGGSEPEIEILTSYALYLGLAFQIKDDILDVVGESAVIGKSAGKDQKSGKPTYPSLLGLEGAREQLEKTIFLAKESLSCFGPKAAFLLSLADYTAERTN from the coding sequence ATGTTTAAAGAACGCTATCATGACTATTTAGAGATGGTTGAACAATATCTCAATCATTTGCCGCTGGATCAGAATATCCTGGGCAGGAGCATGAACTATTCCCTGGTCGGCGGAGGTAAAAGGATTCGGCCCGTATTGGCTCTGGCCTGTGCAGAGCTTGTCGGCGGCCGTCCGGAAGAGCTTGTCTCGGAAGCTGCCGCGATCGAGCTTATCCATACCTATTCTCTGATTCATGACGATCTTCCGGCCATGGATGATGATGATTATCGCCGAGGTAAACTGTCGAACCATAAAGTGTTCGGAGAAGCGGGAGCCATTTTGGCGGGTGATGCCTTGCTTACGCTTGCTTTTGAGCTGCTGGCCGGGCCTTCGGCAATAGAGGCTCAGAAAAAATTAAGGGTCATCCGAGAGACCGCTCAAGCCGCCGGCTGGCAGGGCATGGTCGGAGGGCAGAGCCTGGATACGCTTGGCAACCTGGAAAACAGTACGCTGGCTGATATCGAGCAGGTCCATCATTTAAAGACCGGCGCTCTTCTAAAGGCTTCAGCTCGTCTTGGCGCAATTCTAGGCGGAGGATCGGAACCGGAGATTGAAATCCTGACAAGCTATGCTTTATACTTAGGATTAGCCTTTCAAATCAAAGACGATATTCTTGATGTTGTAGGAGAAAGTGCGGTTATCGGTAAATCCGCCGGTAAGGACCAGAAATCCGGCAAACCGACCTATCCGTCGCTGCTGGGGCTTGAGGGGGCCAGGGAACAACTGGAAAAAACGATCTTTCTGGCGAAAGAATCCCTATCTTGTTTTGGCCCGAAAGCGGCGTTTTTATTATCTCTGGCTGACTACACCGCTGAAAGAACAAACTAG
- the xseB gene encoding exodeoxyribonuclease VII small subunit, which produces MKKNNDKEALSFEKGIEKLEQIINDLDQNNVQLEQALELFGEGIDLIKQCNGLLDSAEAKVKVLLENSKGELVLTDQD; this is translated from the coding sequence ATGAAAAAGAATAATGATAAAGAAGCCCTCAGCTTTGAAAAGGGGATTGAAAAGCTGGAACAAATTATTAATGACCTCGACCAGAACAATGTGCAGCTCGAGCAGGCCCTGGAATTGTTTGGGGAAGGAATTGACCTGATCAAACAATGCAACGGCCTTCTGGATTCGGCCGAAGCAAAAGTCAAAGTGTTGTTGGAAAACAGTAAAGGCGAACTGGTCTTAACCGATCAAGATTAG
- a CDS encoding NAD(+)/NADH kinase: MGNKVGIWINHSKITKESITPQLINWFNSQGWETVPEWDQEITEDVDFVLSLGGDGTVLKAAREAARFNIPVLGVNYGRLGFLCEVERGEIYSALKKVLRNEYTVDERLMMITSYFKDGQKQQDMVLNDVVFIRDSEETLITLQVKLSGEPIASPPSDGLIIATPTGSTAYSLSAGGPVVSPDVQAMLITPLAAHALSSRPMVISNKEKIDISLTRGNKCRVTVDGKYLTTMNSGDAVRIETAPIKARFIRLGGRSFPKVVREKLRDRWHES, translated from the coding sequence ATGGGAAACAAGGTAGGGATATGGATTAACCATTCTAAAATTACGAAAGAGAGCATCACCCCTCAGCTGATCAATTGGTTCAACAGTCAGGGATGGGAAACTGTACCGGAATGGGACCAGGAGATTACGGAAGATGTTGACTTTGTACTTTCCCTTGGCGGAGACGGCACAGTCTTGAAAGCTGCCAGAGAAGCCGCCCGGTTCAACATCCCGGTTCTCGGCGTGAATTACGGCCGGCTTGGTTTTTTATGCGAGGTTGAACGCGGCGAAATCTATTCTGCCTTAAAAAAGGTGCTGCGCAATGAATATACGGTCGATGAGAGACTCATGATGATTACTTCATATTTCAAAGACGGTCAAAAACAGCAGGATATGGTTCTGAATGATGTCGTTTTTATCCGGGACAGTGAAGAGACGCTGATAACGCTTCAGGTCAAGCTTTCCGGTGAACCGATTGCGAGTCCGCCTTCGGACGGCTTGATTATTGCAACCCCGACAGGTTCGACCGCCTATTCACTTTCAGCCGGCGGACCTGTTGTGAGCCCGGATGTTCAGGCCATGTTGATCACGCCGCTGGCTGCCCATGCGCTTTCGTCCCGGCCCATGGTCATATCAAACAAGGAAAAAATAGATATCAGTCTGACCAGAGGCAATAAATGCCGGGTGACCGTCGACGGGAAGTATCTGACGACCATGAATTCCGGAGATGCGGTCCGGATTGAGACGGCTCCGATTAAAGCAAGATTTATCCGGCTTGGAGGAAGGAGCTTCCCGAAGGTTGTCCGGGAGAAACTCCGGGACCGCTGGCATGAATCATGA
- a CDS encoding TlyA family RNA methyltransferase, which produces MAKNKSRLDLLLVQKGLVESREKAKALIMAGKVYKDNLRLDKPGIMLEEDTGLIVKGEIHPYVSRGGLKLAKAMDVFQLDLKDKVIADIGASTGGFTDCALQNGASRVYAVDVGYGQLAWRLRSDERVVCLERTNARYLTADSLPEKVDWIVCDVSFISLTKIFPSMTAILKESGQALVLIKPQFEAGPENVGKNGVVRDPQVHRGVLQNVLSEAQKQGFQVKGLDFSPIRGPEGNIEFLAWLHNGNEQEAAVFDWNPCLTELVLKAQAGTE; this is translated from the coding sequence GTGGCCAAAAATAAATCCCGACTCGATCTTCTTCTAGTCCAAAAAGGATTGGTTGAAAGCAGAGAAAAAGCTAAAGCTTTAATTATGGCCGGAAAAGTCTATAAGGACAATCTTCGTCTTGACAAACCAGGCATCATGCTGGAAGAAGATACGGGTCTGATTGTCAAGGGAGAGATCCATCCTTACGTTTCGCGCGGAGGTCTGAAACTGGCCAAGGCGATGGACGTATTTCAGCTGGATCTGAAGGATAAGGTCATTGCCGATATCGGGGCGTCTACCGGCGGATTTACAGATTGCGCACTGCAGAATGGGGCTTCCAGGGTCTATGCGGTCGATGTTGGCTACGGTCAGCTGGCTTGGAGGCTGCGCAGTGACGAAAGAGTGGTCTGCCTGGAAAGAACCAATGCGCGTTACCTGACTGCGGACAGTCTTCCGGAAAAAGTGGACTGGATCGTATGTGATGTTTCATTTATTTCCCTGACCAAGATTTTTCCCTCGATGACAGCGATTTTGAAAGAAAGCGGACAGGCGCTGGTCCTCATCAAACCGCAATTTGAGGCCGGACCCGAGAATGTCGGCAAAAACGGTGTTGTCAGAGACCCGCAAGTTCACCGGGGGGTTCTGCAAAACGTCCTGTCTGAAGCTCAAAAACAGGGATTTCAGGTCAAGGGACTGGATTTTTCGCCAATTCGCGGTCCCGAAGGAAATATAGAATTTTTAGCCTGGCTCCACAACGGAAATGAGCAAGAGGCAGCGGTATTCGACTGGAATCCTTGTCTGACTGAGCTTGTTCTGAAGGCTCAGGCAGGAACGGAGTGA
- a CDS encoding divergent PAP2 family protein, translated as MNPVSSILNNNIMWVSLFAWILAQFLKILINFVIEKEWDFDLLTSSGGFPSSHTAIVCALAISIGKTDGWESSLFAIAVTLAVIVMYDAAGVRRAAGNHARIINYLVEWMRQHPTDFLGYNIQEEKFKELIGHTPFEVFGGAILGCAVGLIF; from the coding sequence ATGAACCCAGTCTCTTCGATATTGAACAACAATATCATGTGGGTTTCGCTTTTTGCCTGGATACTTGCCCAATTCTTAAAGATCCTGATCAATTTTGTGATTGAGAAGGAATGGGATTTTGATCTTCTGACAAGTTCCGGCGGATTTCCAAGTTCGCATACAGCGATTGTGTGTGCCTTGGCCATCAGCATTGGCAAAACCGATGGCTGGGAATCTTCTCTGTTTGCGATTGCTGTTACGCTGGCTGTTATTGTCATGTATGATGCTGCCGGTGTCCGGCGCGCAGCCGGAAATCATGCCAGAATTATCAACTATCTTGTGGAATGGATGCGGCAGCACCCGACAGATTTTTTGGGTTATAATATTCAAGAGGAAAAGTTTAAGGAACTAATCGGTCATACGCCTTTTGAAGTGTTTGGTGGCGCAATTCTGGGCTGCGCAGTCGGTTTGATCTTTTAG
- the argR gene encoding arginine repressor has translation MKSRRQKKIQELITNEPVKTQEELAQRLLEEGFNVTQATVSRDIKEMGLIKISGSDDEYRYAIQAEAHPPGYQERLKRMFKEVVISFDSSGNIIVIKTIPGNAQAMALLLDNIGWKEVIGTVAGDDTIFLLIKPKEQTEIILERLTELS, from the coding sequence ATGAAAAGCCGCCGTCAGAAAAAAATCCAGGAACTGATTACCAATGAACCGGTTAAAACGCAGGAAGAATTAGCGCAAAGGCTGCTCGAAGAGGGCTTTAATGTCACACAGGCCACTGTTTCGCGGGATATCAAGGAGATGGGTCTGATCAAGATATCCGGCTCGGACGATGAATACCGTTATGCCATTCAGGCTGAAGCGCATCCTCCCGGGTATCAGGAAAGATTGAAACGAATGTTCAAGGAAGTCGTGATCTCGTTCGACAGCAGCGGAAACATCATTGTGATCAAGACCATACCGGGGAATGCGCAGGCGATGGCGTTGCTGCTTGACAATATCGGCTGGAAAGAAGTGATCGGCACTGTAGCCGGCGATGATACCATCTTTCTTCTGATCAAACCTAAAGAACAAACAGAAATCATTCTGGAAAGACTAACCGAACTGAGCTGA
- a CDS encoding class I SAM-dependent methyltransferase: MSGRNSGTAGMNHEGMNGVFNPKGIENTQTMLKMYLQHLIQPGDQVIDATAGRGKDTLFLAECVGPEGRVFAFDIQEEAIQSTRELLTAHKMLDRVALFRESHTEIGCLVPQGIRAAVFNLGYLPGSSQTIITEPETTLRAVNDTLKLLVAKGVIMLTVYRGHSRSLEEANTLNAYAAELSKKDFHVLQGMYLNQGETSPYWLTIQKNRGDHS; the protein is encoded by the coding sequence TTGTCCGGGAGAAACTCCGGGACCGCTGGCATGAATCATGAGGGCATGAACGGTGTCTTTAATCCGAAGGGGATCGAAAATACGCAGACAATGTTAAAAATGTATCTGCAGCACCTTATCCAGCCGGGAGATCAGGTGATTGATGCTACGGCAGGACGCGGCAAGGACACCCTTTTTCTGGCGGAATGCGTGGGTCCTGAAGGCCGGGTGTTTGCGTTTGATATTCAGGAAGAAGCTATCCAATCAACCCGGGAACTGCTCACAGCGCATAAGATGCTCGACAGGGTCGCCTTATTCCGGGAGAGTCACACAGAGATTGGGTGCCTTGTTCCGCAAGGAATCAGAGCTGCCGTTTTCAATCTCGGATATTTGCCCGGGAGCAGTCAGACAATCATTACCGAGCCGGAGACAACGCTTCGGGCGGTAAATGATACGTTGAAGCTGCTGGTTGCCAAAGGGGTCATCATGTTGACCGTCTATCGCGGACACAGCCGCAGCTTGGAAGAAGCAAATACACTGAATGCCTATGCAGCAGAACTGTCCAAGAAGGATTTTCATGTCCTGCAGGGAATGTATCTAAATCAAGGTGAGACATCTCCATATTGGCTAACAATTCAGAAGAACAGAGGTGATCATTCATGA
- a CDS encoding ferredoxin domain-containing protein: MEIMKTVAELMALSAVTAPKAKGQDYINVKVITEPAVLTYLADEMSKCSEENGKKFFNRDAANIRNSQALVLLSLKDAKHAGLNCGACGHPNCTMLEAVAQGPEFNGPLCPWRLIDLGIALGSAVKTAGTLNADNRIMYSAGAVAKKIGLIEGDIAVAIPLNASSKNIYFDR, from the coding sequence ATGGAAATTATGAAAACCGTAGCTGAGCTTATGGCTTTGTCCGCAGTCACCGCCCCGAAAGCAAAAGGACAGGATTACATAAACGTAAAGGTCATTACAGAGCCAGCTGTACTGACCTATCTGGCCGATGAAATGTCGAAGTGCAGCGAGGAAAATGGGAAGAAGTTTTTCAACCGTGATGCTGCCAATATACGTAATTCTCAGGCGCTGGTTTTACTTTCTCTGAAGGATGCCAAACATGCCGGCTTAAACTGCGGCGCCTGCGGCCATCCAAACTGCACGATGCTCGAAGCTGTCGCGCAAGGGCCGGAATTTAACGGTCCGCTTTGTCCCTGGCGCCTGATTGACCTGGGTATTGCACTCGGGTCAGCCGTAAAGACAGCCGGAACGCTCAACGCGGATAACCGCATCATGTATTCCGCAGGCGCCGTTGCGAAAAAAATAGGGTTAATAGAGGGGGATATCGCTGTCGCAATCCCGCTGAATGCGAGCAGCAAAAACATCTATTTTGACCGCTAA
- the xseA gene encoding exodeoxyribonuclease VII large subunit, with amino-acid sequence MTEKILTVSEINREINDALKKHNGLWNCWVTGEISNFKDHIPSGHWYFTLKDKEAGIKTVMFKTRNLTAGFQPQNGMKVLIRGSIRLYEKDGSVQLYAEEICPSGIGALYLAFEQLKSRLAAEGLFATEKKKPIPRFPSRVAIVTSSTGAALKDILHIARRRNPLVSLIIIPSAVQGEAAPGEIVRAIQRANHYGEIDLLIVGRGGGSLEELWAFNTEEVARAIAASSIPVVSAVGHEVDYTIADFVADLRVPTPSAAAELVIPVLNELKDGIRYYEEKLTQRIQSVLRTKRHKVEELMSNSALARPGWRVEQSRQNLDYLSTRLVEGMTGFLTEKNGILRLLSAKIDLLSPLNILGRGYSLAYDTEGKLIKTVRQAAAGDTLSVRLSDGKLICEVTDTVER; translated from the coding sequence TTGACCGAAAAAATATTGACAGTATCGGAAATCAACCGGGAAATCAATGACGCGCTGAAAAAACATAACGGTTTATGGAATTGCTGGGTGACAGGCGAGATATCCAATTTCAAAGATCATATTCCGTCAGGTCACTGGTATTTTACGTTGAAAGATAAAGAAGCCGGCATTAAAACCGTAATGTTTAAAACCAGGAATCTGACGGCCGGTTTTCAGCCTCAAAACGGAATGAAGGTGTTGATCCGGGGAAGTATCCGTCTTTATGAAAAAGACGGCAGCGTCCAGCTGTATGCGGAAGAAATCTGCCCGAGCGGCATCGGCGCTTTATATCTGGCATTTGAACAGCTAAAGAGCCGGCTGGCTGCCGAAGGACTGTTCGCCACAGAGAAGAAGAAACCGATTCCAAGATTTCCTTCGAGGGTGGCCATTGTGACCAGTTCTACCGGAGCAGCGCTGAAGGACATCTTGCATATTGCCCGAAGACGCAATCCATTGGTTTCTTTAATCATTATTCCTTCTGCGGTTCAGGGTGAGGCAGCACCGGGAGAAATCGTCCGAGCTATTCAGCGAGCCAATCATTATGGAGAGATTGACCTGCTGATTGTCGGCAGAGGAGGCGGTTCCCTGGAAGAACTATGGGCTTTTAACACCGAGGAGGTGGCAAGAGCCATTGCCGCTTCCAGCATACCGGTCGTTTCTGCTGTCGGTCATGAAGTCGATTATACGATTGCGGATTTTGTTGCCGATTTAAGAGTGCCGACGCCGTCGGCTGCTGCAGAATTGGTCATTCCGGTCCTTAACGAATTGAAAGACGGTATTCGTTATTATGAAGAAAAACTTACACAAAGAATCCAAAGCGTTCTGCGAACCAAAAGGCATAAAGTGGAAGAACTGATGTCCAACTCTGCTTTGGCCCGCCCGGGCTGGCGTGTCGAACAGTCCAGACAGAATCTGGACTATCTCTCCACGCGTCTTGTCGAGGGAATGACTGGATTTCTGACAGAAAAGAATGGTATACTTAGGTTGTTAAGCGCGAAAATTGACTTATTAAGTCCTTTGAATATACTGGGAAGAGGATATTCTTTAGCCTATGATACCGAGGGGAAATTAATCAAAACGGTGAGACAGGCCGCGGCAGGGGACACTTTATCCGTGCGGCTCAGCGATGGGAAGTTAATCTGCGAAGTAACAGATACAGTAGAACGATAA
- the recN gene encoding DNA repair protein RecN, producing the protein MLVELRIKDFALMEDVHLVFDKGLSVFTGETGAGKSMLVDALGLLLGGRASNEFLRHGKDKACVEGIFSNLPLKLTEMLQDEGYPLEDDLLYLYREINDSGRNVCRVQGRTVPLSLYRTFCEGLVDIHDQMEHQSLLQAETQRELLDSFGGEEHLKLLKQVRDAAVNYRNTMSRERELLRSERDREKREEILRYQIEEIDRIAPVSGEEESLEQEKKFLLNAEKIVSLVNEAYDELYAGTKETSDSAFDMIGSATEKMGELSALDPEIEELHKNLEEIYFSLEDYVTKLRSYKDRLDFEPGRLDEIETRLIDLGKLRKYAYTIEAVLERRVEMGEELEEIAHLQDEKENIRREKKEALTTYNNLAEELSLNRGIQAERIEKGLADELLDLGLNEARIEIIFSPVTEPSPEGAEQIEFYFSANVGEPPKPLAKVASGGEMARIMLAFKSLLSKVETVDTFVFDEVDSGVGGRTIMKVAEKLEKISENRQVLCITHSAPIAAFADSHFGIDKVVVEDRTQTKVNRLGESERVQEMARMLGGESVALSLAEELWQQAKK; encoded by the coding sequence ATGCTCGTAGAACTTCGCATCAAAGATTTTGCACTGATGGAAGATGTCCATTTGGTTTTTGATAAAGGCTTGTCTGTTTTTACAGGGGAGACAGGAGCCGGAAAATCCATGCTGGTCGATGCGTTGGGTTTGCTTCTGGGCGGAAGAGCCAGCAATGAATTTCTGCGGCATGGCAAGGACAAAGCGTGTGTGGAAGGGATTTTTTCCAATCTGCCGCTGAAATTGACTGAAATGTTGCAGGACGAAGGATATCCGCTCGAAGATGATCTGCTGTATCTGTATCGGGAAATCAATGATTCCGGCCGGAATGTCTGCCGTGTTCAGGGCAGAACCGTCCCGTTATCCCTGTACCGGACATTCTGTGAAGGACTCGTAGACATTCACGATCAGATGGAGCACCAGTCACTGCTGCAGGCCGAAACCCAAAGGGAGCTCTTAGACAGTTTCGGCGGCGAGGAGCATTTAAAACTGCTGAAACAAGTCAGGGACGCGGCTGTCAATTACCGGAACACCATGTCCAGAGAAAGAGAACTCCTGCGTTCGGAGCGGGACAGGGAGAAAAGGGAAGAAATACTGCGTTACCAGATTGAGGAAATTGACCGGATTGCACCGGTTTCCGGTGAAGAGGAATCTCTGGAACAGGAGAAAAAGTTTCTGCTGAATGCCGAGAAGATCGTCAGTCTTGTCAATGAAGCCTATGATGAACTATATGCCGGAACCAAAGAAACCTCTGATTCTGCTTTTGATATGATTGGGTCAGCCACAGAAAAAATGGGGGAACTCTCGGCGCTTGATCCTGAGATTGAAGAGCTGCATAAGAACCTTGAAGAGATCTATTTCAGTCTTGAAGATTATGTGACCAAACTGCGGTCCTATAAAGACAGGCTGGATTTTGAACCAGGAAGGCTTGACGAAATTGAAACCCGCCTGATTGATCTCGGTAAGCTCAGAAAATATGCGTATACGATTGAAGCTGTTTTGGAAAGACGGGTTGAAATGGGAGAAGAACTTGAAGAAATTGCCCATCTTCAGGATGAAAAGGAAAATATCCGGCGCGAAAAGAAAGAAGCGCTGACAACGTATAATAATCTGGCGGAGGAACTCAGCCTGAACCGCGGGATTCAGGCTGAACGAATTGAAAAGGGCCTGGCAGACGAATTGCTCGATTTGGGGTTAAACGAGGCCAGAATCGAAATCATATTCTCACCAGTCACTGAACCGTCGCCCGAAGGTGCGGAACAGATCGAATTTTATTTTTCCGCGAATGTCGGAGAACCTCCCAAGCCTTTGGCCAAAGTGGCTTCAGGCGGAGAAATGGCCAGGATCATGCTGGCTTTCAAAAGCTTATTATCGAAAGTGGAAACTGTGGATACGTTTGTTTTCGATGAAGTGGACAGCGGAGTCGGCGGCAGAACGATCATGAAGGTCGCTGAAAAGCTTGAAAAAATATCTGAGAACAGACAAGTGCTCTGCATTACCCACTCGGCGCCTATCGCGGCATTTGCCGACAGCCATTTTGGCATTGATAAAGTCGTTGTGGAAGACCGGACACAGACCAAAGTCAATCGGCTTGGCGAAAGTGAAAGGGTCCAGGAAATGGCCCGAATGCTTGGCGGTGAAAGCGTCGCGCTAAGCCTTGCGGAGGAATTATGGCAGCAGGCCAAAAAATAA
- the dxs gene encoding 1-deoxy-D-xylulose-5-phosphate synthase → MRLLDKIDSPTDLKSLSESDLTVLAEELRQEMIDIISVNGGHLASNLGVVELTLALHRVFDTPTDKIIWDVGHQAYGHKILTGRKEAFKTIRQFHGLAGFPKREESEYDCFDTGHASTSISAALGFAKARDIKKENYHVVAVIGDGAMSGGMAYEAMNHAGNSDSNLIIVLNDNEMFISQNVGAMSSYLNKIRTDPSYDRRKKDVQKFIRNIPCIGSSMAKAAGRAKDGIKYFLVPGLLFEELGLTYLGPINGHDIASLEKVLHQAKQKKGPVLVHIKTCKGNGYEPAKQSPDIFHGVGPFSKETGEMVKKNAPPTYTEVFGRTICELAEEDNRIVAVTAAMGSGTGLSNFGQNYPERFFDVGIAEPHAVTFAAALALEGLKPVVSMYSTFYQRAYDQVLHDVCLQNARVVFAVDRAGVVGEDGKTHHGIFDISFFRTIPNLTLMAPKDENELKHMIHTALTLDNPVAVRYPRSAGVGVKIDKEFKTLPKGKAELLREGQDITLIGFGPVVNFCMEAAKQLESEGIQAGVINLRFINPIDREMVTAEVQKTGRLVTVEDHILAGGMGSAVLEVLEEEGIQGTAVERIGYDDYVEHGAISLLHQDCGITIEHIVSVSRELMKNRF, encoded by the coding sequence TTGCGGCTTCTGGACAAAATTGATTCTCCGACCGATCTGAAAAGCTTAAGCGAAAGTGACCTGACAGTTCTGGCTGAAGAACTCCGTCAGGAGATGATAGATATTATTTCAGTGAATGGCGGTCATCTGGCATCAAACCTCGGCGTTGTGGAACTGACCCTGGCGCTGCATAGAGTATTTGACACCCCAACCGACAAGATTATCTGGGATGTTGGTCATCAGGCCTATGGTCATAAGATTCTAACCGGAAGGAAGGAAGCTTTTAAGACGATCCGGCAATTTCACGGTTTGGCAGGTTTTCCGAAGAGAGAGGAAAGCGAATACGACTGTTTTGATACCGGACATGCCAGCACTTCCATCTCAGCTGCACTGGGCTTCGCCAAAGCCAGGGACATTAAGAAGGAAAATTATCATGTTGTTGCTGTGATTGGTGATGGAGCAATGAGCGGCGGGATGGCCTATGAAGCGATGAATCATGCCGGTAACAGCGACAGCAATTTAATTATTGTTTTAAATGATAACGAAATGTTTATCTCCCAGAATGTCGGCGCAATGTCCTCGTATCTGAACAAGATCAGGACAGATCCATCTTATGACAGAAGGAAGAAAGATGTCCAAAAGTTCATAAGAAATATCCCGTGTATTGGGTCCTCCATGGCTAAAGCAGCTGGAAGGGCTAAAGACGGCATTAAATATTTCCTGGTACCCGGTCTGTTGTTCGAGGAGCTGGGCCTGACCTATCTCGGGCCAATTAATGGACATGATATTGCGTCACTGGAAAAGGTTCTCCACCAGGCCAAACAAAAAAAAGGTCCGGTTCTGGTTCACATTAAGACCTGCAAAGGCAATGGGTATGAGCCGGCCAAGCAAAGCCCGGATATCTTCCATGGGGTAGGGCCATTTTCCAAAGAAACGGGTGAAATGGTTAAAAAGAATGCGCCGCCGACTTATACGGAAGTATTTGGACGGACCATTTGTGAATTGGCGGAAGAGGATAACAGGATCGTTGCAGTTACGGCAGCCATGGGATCAGGGACAGGTCTGAGCAATTTTGGCCAAAATTACCCCGAAAGATTTTTTGATGTCGGAATTGCCGAACCGCACGCGGTAACTTTTGCTGCGGCACTCGCGCTGGAGGGACTGAAACCGGTTGTTTCCATGTATTCCACGTTCTATCAGAGAGCGTATGACCAGGTCCTGCATGATGTCTGCCTGCAAAATGCCAGGGTCGTGTTTGCGGTCGATAGGGCCGGCGTCGTCGGCGAGGACGGGAAGACGCATCACGGTATATTCGATATTTCTTTTTTCAGAACGATCCCGAACCTTACCTTGATGGCGCCTAAAGATGAAAATGAACTTAAACATATGATTCATACAGCGCTCACCTTGGACAACCCGGTAGCTGTCCGGTACCCGAGGTCGGCCGGTGTCGGTGTGAAGATTGATAAGGAATTCAAAACATTGCCGAAAGGCAAAGCGGAACTGCTGCGAGAGGGCCAGGATATTACCCTGATCGGTTTTGGGCCGGTTGTAAATTTTTGTATGGAGGCTGCTAAGCAGCTGGAGTCTGAAGGTATTCAGGCCGGTGTGATTAATTTGCGTTTTATCAATCCGATCGATCGGGAAATGGTGACTGCCGAGGTCCAAAAAACAGGGAGGCTGGTTACGGTTGAGGACCATATCCTCGCCGGAGGGATGGGCAGCGCGGTACTGGAAGTTCTTGAGGAGGAAGGAATTCAAGGCACAGCAGTCGAACGGATAGGATATGATGATTATGTTGAACACGGTGCAATTTCGCTTCTCCATCAAGACTGCGGCATTACGATTGAGCATATTGTCAGTGTTTCCAGAGAACTGATGAAGAATAGATTTTAA